The Glycine soja cultivar W05 chromosome 6, ASM419377v2, whole genome shotgun sequence genome has a window encoding:
- the LOC114415494 gene encoding protein LAZ1 homolog 1-like isoform X1, with amino-acid sequence MGLLDILCSSVFLFTLVEATSRSGIMWPVKIGMESTGTISLTVFSSSIFVLVALVLSTYLIFEHLAAYNQPEEQKFLIGLILMVPVYALESFLSLLDSSAAFNCEVIRDCYEAFALYCFERYLIACLGGEDKTIQFMESMSLTESSTPLLKESYAYGVVEHPFPINCFLRDWYLGPDFYQSVKIGIVQYMILKMICALLAMILQSFGVYGEGKFEWKYGYPYLACILNFSQTWALYCLVRFYSVTKDKLEPIKPLAKFLTFKSIVFLTWWQGVAVAFLFSMGAFKGSLAQELKTRIQDYIICIEMGVAAVVHLYVFPAVPYKRGERCVRNVAVMADYASLGSPPDPAEVQDSERSTRMRLGRHDDRERRMKFTHNVRDVVLGSGEIIVDDMKFTVSHVVEPVERGIAKINKTFHEISENVKRRDEEWRRSTKVKDDSYLVPLRSWRAEFSDVHDRLGEGSVSDSGLPSSKRQHLQSKASASRMRR; translated from the exons ATGGGTTTGTTGGATATTCTATGCTCTTCTGTATTTCTTTTTACACTTGTTGAGGCCACTAGCAGATCAGGGATCATGTGGCCAGTAAAAATAGGCATGGAGTCTACTGGAACTATTAGCTTGACAGTCTTCAGTTCAAGCATATTTGTGCTTGTAGCTCTTGTTCTCTCCACTTATCTGATTTTTGAGCATTTAGCTGCCTATAATCAGCCCGAG GAGCAGAAGTTTTTGATTGGTCTCATcttaatggttccagtttatgCCTTGGAATCG TTTTTGTCACTATTGGATTCCAGTGCAGCATTTAACTGTGAAGTTATTCGGGACTGCTATGAGGCTTTTGCATTATATTGCTTTGAAAGATACTTGATAGCTTGCTTAG GTGGTGAGGACAAAACAATTCAATTTATGGAAAGTATGAGCCTAACAGAATCCAGCACTCCTCTCCTAAAAGAATCGTATGCGTATGGAGTTGTAGAGCATCCATTTCCCATAAATTGCTTCTTAAGAGACTGGTATCTTGGCCCTGACTTCTATCAATCCGTGAAAATTGGCATTGTACAATAT ATGATACTGAAAATGATCTGTGCATTGCTGGCAATGATTCTCCAGTCTTTTGGGGTTTATGGAGAGGGAAAATTTGAATGGAAATATGG GTATCCCTATTTGGCATGCATTCTTAATTTTAGTCAGACATGGGCCCTGTATTGCCTTGTACGGTTTTATTCTGTCACAAAAGATAAGTTGGAGCCGATCAAACCATTGGCAAAATTTCTGACTTTTAAGTCAATCGTCTTCCTGACATGGTGGCAAGGTGTGGCTGTTGCATTTCTTTTTTCCATGGGAGCATTTAAAGGGTCATTGGCTCAAGAGCTGAAAACACGTATACAAGACTATATCATCTGTATAGAG ATGGGCGTTGCTGCTGTTGTGCACCTTTATGTCTTTCCTGCAGTACCTTACAAAAGAGGAGAGAGGTGTGTCCGTAATGTAGCTGTGATGGCCGACTATGCATCACTAGGATCACCTCCTGATCCTGCCGAGGTTCAAGATTCTGAACGCTCAACTAGAATGCGGCTGGGTAGACATGATGACAGAGAGAGGCGTATGAAGTTTACCCATAATGTTCGTGATGTGGTTCTTGGAAGTGGTGAAATT ATTGTCGATGACATGAAGTTTACAGTTTCACATGTGGTAGAACCTGTTGAAAGGGGTATTGCAAAGATAAACAAAACCTTCCATGAGATATCAGAAAATGTGAAACGCCGTGACGAGGAGTGGAGGAGAAGCACCAAGGTCAAGGATGACAGTTACCTTGTTCCCCTGCGTTCGTGGAGAGCAGAATTTTCTGATGTTCATGACAGACTTGGGGAAGGAAGTGTCAGTGATAGTGGTTTGCCTAGCAGTAAGAGACAGCATCTCCAATCCAAAGCGTCAGCATCCAGGATGAGAAGATAG
- the LOC114415494 gene encoding protein LAZ1 homolog 1-like isoform X2 — translation MGLLDILCSSVFLFTLVEATSRSGIMWPVKIGMESTGTISLTVFSSSIFVLVALVLSTYLIFEHLAAYNQPEEQKFLIGLILMVPVYALESFLSLLDSSAAFNCEVIRDCYEAFALYCFERYLIACLGGEDKTIQFMESMSLTESSTPLLKESYAYGVVEHPFPINCFLRDWYLGPDFYQSVKIGIVQYMILKMICALLAMILQSFGVYGEGKFEWKYGYPYLACILNFSQTWALYCLVRFYSVTKDKLEPIKPLAKFLTFKSIVFLTWWQGVAVAFLFSMGAFKGSLAQELKTRIQDYIICIEYLTKEERGVSVM, via the exons ATGGGTTTGTTGGATATTCTATGCTCTTCTGTATTTCTTTTTACACTTGTTGAGGCCACTAGCAGATCAGGGATCATGTGGCCAGTAAAAATAGGCATGGAGTCTACTGGAACTATTAGCTTGACAGTCTTCAGTTCAAGCATATTTGTGCTTGTAGCTCTTGTTCTCTCCACTTATCTGATTTTTGAGCATTTAGCTGCCTATAATCAGCCCGAG GAGCAGAAGTTTTTGATTGGTCTCATcttaatggttccagtttatgCCTTGGAATCG TTTTTGTCACTATTGGATTCCAGTGCAGCATTTAACTGTGAAGTTATTCGGGACTGCTATGAGGCTTTTGCATTATATTGCTTTGAAAGATACTTGATAGCTTGCTTAG GTGGTGAGGACAAAACAATTCAATTTATGGAAAGTATGAGCCTAACAGAATCCAGCACTCCTCTCCTAAAAGAATCGTATGCGTATGGAGTTGTAGAGCATCCATTTCCCATAAATTGCTTCTTAAGAGACTGGTATCTTGGCCCTGACTTCTATCAATCCGTGAAAATTGGCATTGTACAATAT ATGATACTGAAAATGATCTGTGCATTGCTGGCAATGATTCTCCAGTCTTTTGGGGTTTATGGAGAGGGAAAATTTGAATGGAAATATGG GTATCCCTATTTGGCATGCATTCTTAATTTTAGTCAGACATGGGCCCTGTATTGCCTTGTACGGTTTTATTCTGTCACAAAAGATAAGTTGGAGCCGATCAAACCATTGGCAAAATTTCTGACTTTTAAGTCAATCGTCTTCCTGACATGGTGGCAAGGTGTGGCTGTTGCATTTCTTTTTTCCATGGGAGCATTTAAAGGGTCATTGGCTCAAGAGCTGAAAACACGTATACAAGACTATATCATCTGTATAGAG TACCTTACAAAAGAGGAGAGAGGTGTGTCCGTAATGTAG
- the LOC114415495 gene encoding WAT1-related protein At1g70260-like, giving the protein MEARTKMSEVLPFIVMVIMEGWTIGLTIFAKTAITNGMSPFVFIVYTNALATIILFPCFFLPHQEDRKERPSFTFSLFMRFLFLGFIGMTMTQAFLFLGLSYSSPILVCAMSHLIPTFNFLLSLILRKTELNLRSPGIQVQVIGILVSIMGAVLAEFFKGPLVRPSSHHLRHTDKQYLVFSSTPEFWVLGGALLAAASFSVSISNFIQKETLKQYPEPMKLLSYSSLLGTILSAIVSGIVERDINAWKIKRNKDVILIVLTALVGGVIRPNIQVWFTRMKGPLYVPLFKPFGIAFATTFAVCFFSNSLHYGSVIGTTVLGMGYYTVMYGQLRGNEEETSCDESSDSLDKMVPLLQEKMEV; this is encoded by the exons ATGGAGGCTAGGACTAAGATGTCTGAAGTGCTACCATTCATAGTGATGGTGATTATGGAAGGTTGGACCATAGGACTCACGATTTTTGCAAAAACTGCAATAACTAATGGAATGAGTCCATTTGTGTTCATTGTTTATACCAATGCTCTGGCCACTATAATACTGTTCCCTTGTTTCTTTTTACCACACCAAGAGGACag AAAGGAGAGGCCATCTTTTACTTTCTCTTTGTTCATGCGGTTCTTGTTCCTCGGTTTTATAGG GATGACGATGACTCAGGCCTTTTTATTCCTGGGTCTAAGCTATAGTTCGCCAATACTTGTGTGTGCCATGAGCCACTTGATCCCAACGTTTAATTTTCTGCTCTCTCTCATTCTCAG GAAGACAGAGTTGAATCTGAGAAGCCCTGGTATCCAAGTCCAAGTGATTGGAATCTTGGTATCAATAATGGGAGCAGTGTTAGCTGAATTCTTTAAGGGACCACTTGTAAGACCCTCTTCTCACCACCTTAGACACACTGATAAGCAATATCTGGTATTCTCCTCAACACCAGAGTTTTGGGTTCTTGGTGGCGCTTTGCTTGCTGCGGCTTCCTTCTCAGTTTCAATTTCCAACTTTATTCAG AAAGAAACTCTCAAGCAATATCCAGAACCAATGAAGCTGCTCTCTTATTCTAGCTTACTTGGGACTATCCTTAGTGCAATAGTCTCGGGGATAGTTGAGAGGGACATAAATGCTTGGAAGATAAAGCGTAACAAGGATGTCATTCTCATTGTTCTAACT GCACTAGTTGGGGGAGTGATTCGTCCTAATATTCAAGTATGGTTCACTCGCATGAAGGGTCCACTTTATGTGCCACTTTTCAAGCCATTTGGTATTGCATTTGCCACTACTTTTGCAGTTTGCTTCTTTTCAAACAGCCTTCATTATGGAAG TGTGATAGGAACAACTGTACTTGGAATGGGGTATTATACAGTAATGTATGGACAACTcagaggaaatgaagaagagaCAAGCTGTGACGAAAGCTCTGATTCTTTGGACAAGATGGTACCCCTTTTGCAAGAAAAGATGGAAGTGTGA
- the LOC114415497 gene encoding WAT1-related protein At1g70260-like isoform X2: MEVNKTKMSEVLPFIIMVIMEGWTIGLTIFAKTAITNGMSPLVFIVYTNALATIILFPCSFLTHQEDRKERPSFTFSLFMRFLFLGFIGKTEMNLRSPGMQVQLIGILVSIMGAVVAEFFKGPLVRPSSHDHLKHANKQYLVFSSTPEFWVLGGALLAASFFSLSIFNLFQKETVERYPEPMKVLSYSNLLGTILSAIVSWIVEREINVWKIKRNKDLILIVLTALVGGVIRPNIHVWFTRIKGPLYVPLFKPFGIAFATTFALCFFSNSLHYGSVIGTTTLGMGYYTVMYGQIKGNEEETSCDDCSSDSLDKKIPLLQEKMEEV; the protein is encoded by the exons ATGGAGGTTAATAAGACTAAGATGTCTGAGGTGCTGCCATTCATAATCATGGTGATTATGGAAGGTTGGACTATAGGACTCACGATTTTTGCCAAAACTGCAATAACTAATGGAATGAGCCCACTTGTGTTCATTGTTTATACCAATGCTTTGGCCACTATAATTCTGTTCCCTTGTTCCTTTTTAACACACCAAGAGGACAg AAAGGAGAGGCCATCTTTTACTTTCTCTTTGTTCATGCGATTCTTGTTCCTCGGTTTTATAgg GAAGACAGAGATGAATTTGAGAAGCCCTGGTATGCAAGTCCAATTAATTGGTATCTTGGTATCGATAATGGGAGCAGTGGTAGCAGAGTTCTTCAAGGGACCACTTGTAAGACCCTCTTCTCATGACCACCTTAAACACGCTAATAAGCAATATCTGGTATTCTCCTCAACACCAGAGTTTTGGGTTCTTGGTGGCGCTTTGCTTGCtgcttctttcttctctctttcaATTTTCAACCTTTTCCAG AAAGAAACCGTCGAGCGATATCCGGAACCAATGAAAGTGCTTTCTTATTCTAACTTACTTGGAACCATCCTTAGTGCAATAGTCTCGTGGATAGTAGAGAGGGAAATAAATGTTTGGAAGATAAAGCGTAACAAGGATCTCATTCTCATTGTTCTAACT GCACTCGTTGGTGGTGTGATTCGTCCCAATATTCATGTATGGTTCACTCGAATCAAGGGTCCACTTTATGTGCCACTTTTCAAGCCCTTTGGTATTGCCTTTGCCACTACTTTTGCACTTTGCTTCTTTTCTAACAGTCTTCATTATGGAAG cgTGATAGGAACAACTACACTTGGAATGGGGTATTATACAGTAATGTATGGACAAATCAAAGGAAATGAAGAAGAGACAAGCTGTGACGATTGCTCATCAGATTCTTTGGACAAGAAGATACCTCTTTTGCAAgaaaagatggaagaagtgTGA
- the LOC114415497 gene encoding WAT1-related protein At1g70260-like isoform X3, translating to MEVNKTKMSEVLPFIIMVIMEGWTIGLTIFAKTAITNGMSPLVFIVYTNALATIILFPCSFLTHQEDRKERPSFTFSLFMRFLFLGFIGITMTQAFLFLGLSYSSPILVCAMGHLIPTFNFLLSVIFRKTEMNLRSPGMQVQLIGILVSIMGAVVAEFFKGPLVRPSSHDHLKHANKQYLVFSSTPEFWVLGGALLAASFFSLSIFNLFQALVGGVIRPNIHVWFTRIKGPLYVPLFKPFGIAFATTFALCFFSNSLHYGSVIGTTTLGMGYYTVMYGQIKGNEEETSCDDCSSDSLDKKIPLLQEKMEEV from the exons ATGGAGGTTAATAAGACTAAGATGTCTGAGGTGCTGCCATTCATAATCATGGTGATTATGGAAGGTTGGACTATAGGACTCACGATTTTTGCCAAAACTGCAATAACTAATGGAATGAGCCCACTTGTGTTCATTGTTTATACCAATGCTTTGGCCACTATAATTCTGTTCCCTTGTTCCTTTTTAACACACCAAGAGGACAg AAAGGAGAGGCCATCTTTTACTTTCTCTTTGTTCATGCGATTCTTGTTCCTCGGTTTTATAgg GATAACGATGACTCAGGCCTTTTTATTCCTGGGCCTAAGTTATAGTTCGCCAATACTTGTGTGTGCCATGGGACACTTGATCCCAACGTTTAACTTTCTTCTCTCTGTCATTTTCAG GAAGACAGAGATGAATTTGAGAAGCCCTGGTATGCAAGTCCAATTAATTGGTATCTTGGTATCGATAATGGGAGCAGTGGTAGCAGAGTTCTTCAAGGGACCACTTGTAAGACCCTCTTCTCATGACCACCTTAAACACGCTAATAAGCAATATCTGGTATTCTCCTCAACACCAGAGTTTTGGGTTCTTGGTGGCGCTTTGCTTGCtgcttctttcttctctctttcaATTTTCAACCTTTTCCAG GCACTCGTTGGTGGTGTGATTCGTCCCAATATTCATGTATGGTTCACTCGAATCAAGGGTCCACTTTATGTGCCACTTTTCAAGCCCTTTGGTATTGCCTTTGCCACTACTTTTGCACTTTGCTTCTTTTCTAACAGTCTTCATTATGGAAG cgTGATAGGAACAACTACACTTGGAATGGGGTATTATACAGTAATGTATGGACAAATCAAAGGAAATGAAGAAGAGACAAGCTGTGACGATTGCTCATCAGATTCTTTGGACAAGAAGATACCTCTTTTGCAAgaaaagatggaagaagtgTGA
- the LOC114415497 gene encoding WAT1-related protein At1g70260-like isoform X1 produces MEVNKTKMSEVLPFIIMVIMEGWTIGLTIFAKTAITNGMSPLVFIVYTNALATIILFPCSFLTHQEDRKERPSFTFSLFMRFLFLGFIGITMTQAFLFLGLSYSSPILVCAMGHLIPTFNFLLSVIFRKTEMNLRSPGMQVQLIGILVSIMGAVVAEFFKGPLVRPSSHDHLKHANKQYLVFSSTPEFWVLGGALLAASFFSLSIFNLFQKETVERYPEPMKVLSYSNLLGTILSAIVSWIVEREINVWKIKRNKDLILIVLTALVGGVIRPNIHVWFTRIKGPLYVPLFKPFGIAFATTFALCFFSNSLHYGSVIGTTTLGMGYYTVMYGQIKGNEEETSCDDCSSDSLDKKIPLLQEKMEEV; encoded by the exons ATGGAGGTTAATAAGACTAAGATGTCTGAGGTGCTGCCATTCATAATCATGGTGATTATGGAAGGTTGGACTATAGGACTCACGATTTTTGCCAAAACTGCAATAACTAATGGAATGAGCCCACTTGTGTTCATTGTTTATACCAATGCTTTGGCCACTATAATTCTGTTCCCTTGTTCCTTTTTAACACACCAAGAGGACAg AAAGGAGAGGCCATCTTTTACTTTCTCTTTGTTCATGCGATTCTTGTTCCTCGGTTTTATAgg GATAACGATGACTCAGGCCTTTTTATTCCTGGGCCTAAGTTATAGTTCGCCAATACTTGTGTGTGCCATGGGACACTTGATCCCAACGTTTAACTTTCTTCTCTCTGTCATTTTCAG GAAGACAGAGATGAATTTGAGAAGCCCTGGTATGCAAGTCCAATTAATTGGTATCTTGGTATCGATAATGGGAGCAGTGGTAGCAGAGTTCTTCAAGGGACCACTTGTAAGACCCTCTTCTCATGACCACCTTAAACACGCTAATAAGCAATATCTGGTATTCTCCTCAACACCAGAGTTTTGGGTTCTTGGTGGCGCTTTGCTTGCtgcttctttcttctctctttcaATTTTCAACCTTTTCCAG AAAGAAACCGTCGAGCGATATCCGGAACCAATGAAAGTGCTTTCTTATTCTAACTTACTTGGAACCATCCTTAGTGCAATAGTCTCGTGGATAGTAGAGAGGGAAATAAATGTTTGGAAGATAAAGCGTAACAAGGATCTCATTCTCATTGTTCTAACT GCACTCGTTGGTGGTGTGATTCGTCCCAATATTCATGTATGGTTCACTCGAATCAAGGGTCCACTTTATGTGCCACTTTTCAAGCCCTTTGGTATTGCCTTTGCCACTACTTTTGCACTTTGCTTCTTTTCTAACAGTCTTCATTATGGAAG cgTGATAGGAACAACTACACTTGGAATGGGGTATTATACAGTAATGTATGGACAAATCAAAGGAAATGAAGAAGAGACAAGCTGTGACGATTGCTCATCAGATTCTTTGGACAAGAAGATACCTCTTTTGCAAgaaaagatggaagaagtgTGA
- the LOC114415498 gene encoding WAT1-related protein At3g28050-like isoform X1: MGKLTLPFVGMIMAEFAQVGLIILSKQVMAQGMTNFIFIFYSNSIGALLLLPISLLIHRFERPPITFSTLCGFFLLALLGYLAQAFGYAGIYYGSATLSTSILNLVPGFTFILAVLFRMEKLDWRKLSSLAKLLGTIVSIAGAFIVTLYKGPALLMGVSSANSSQQPLLSEDSNWILAGLFLAADCVMASAYIIVQASILKKYPAELIVVFFYCFFVAIQSAVTCLVVERDISAWSLEPKLRLLAVLYSGVFGSAFQVGIICWCLHQTGPVFVSMFKPLGILISVVLGVLFLGDAFYLGSLIGATVIVVGFYSVLWGKAKDIEDAGLSLESKGKQAPLLEENSHEDIQGH; the protein is encoded by the exons ATGGGGAAGTTGACTCTTCCGTTTGTGGGAATGATTATGGCAGAGTTTGCTCAGGTTGGGTTAATCATACTGAGCAAACAAGTCATGGCACAAGGAATGACcaatttcatcttcatcttctattCCAACTCAATCGGTGCTCTCCTCCTTCTTCCCATTTCCTTACTTATACACAG ATTTGAACGTCCTCCAATCACCTTTTCCACCCTTTGTGGATTCTTCTTACTTGCACTACTCGG ttatttggCGCAGGCTTTTGGGTATGCTGGGATTTACTACGGCTCAGCTACACTCAGCACGTCCATACTCAACCTCGTTCCTGGTTTTACTTTCATACTTGCTGTTCTTTTTAG AATGGAAAAATTAGACTGGAGAAAATTAAGTAGCCTTGCTAAATTGTTAGGAACAATAGTATCAATTGCTGGTGCATTTATTGTGACTTTGTACAAGGGCCCTGCACTTTTGATGGGAGTGTCATCCGCAAACTCATCTCAGCAGCCACTTTTATCAGAAGATTCTAATTGGATACTCGCAGGTTTATTTCTTGCGGCTGATTGTGTAATGGCTTCAGCATATATTATTGTACAG GCTTCTATTCTTAAGAAATATCCAGCAGAGTTGATTGTTGTattcttttattgtttctttgtgGCCATTCAATCTGCTGTGACCTGTTTGGTTGTGGAAAGAGACATCAGTGCTTGGAGCTTGGAACCTAAGCTAAGGTTGCTTGCAGTTTTATACTCG GGAGTCTTTGGCTCTGCATTTCAAGTTGGTATTATTTGTTGGTGTTTGCACCAGACAGGACCGGTTTTTGTTTCCATGTTCAAGCCCTTAGGAATACTCATATCAGTGGTTTTAGGTGTTCTCTTCCTCGGGGATGCATTCTATCTTGGAAG TCTGATAGGTGCTACCGTGATTGTTGTTGGGTTTTATTCTGTATTATGGGGGAAAGCCAAAGATATTGAAGATGCTGGACTCAGCTTGGAGTCAAAGGGCAAACAGGCCCCACTTTTGGAGGAAAACAGCCATGAAGACATACAAGGGCATTAG
- the LOC114415498 gene encoding WAT1-related protein At5g40240-like isoform X3 has translation MLGFTTAQLHSARPYSTSFLVLLSYLLFFLGLFLAADCVMASAYIIVQASILKKYPAELIVVFFYCFFVAIQSAVTCLVVERDISAWSLEPKLRLLAVLYSGVFGSAFQVGIICWCLHQTGPVFVSMFKPLGILISVVLGVLFLGDAFYLGSLIGATVIVVGFYSVLWGKAKDIEDAGLSLESKGKQAPLLEENSHEDIQGH, from the exons ATGCTGGGATTTACTACGGCTCAGCTACACTCAGCACGTCCATACTCAACCTCGTTCCTGGTTTTACTTTCATACTTGCTGTTCTTTTTAG GTTTATTTCTTGCGGCTGATTGTGTAATGGCTTCAGCATATATTATTGTACAG GCTTCTATTCTTAAGAAATATCCAGCAGAGTTGATTGTTGTattcttttattgtttctttgtgGCCATTCAATCTGCTGTGACCTGTTTGGTTGTGGAAAGAGACATCAGTGCTTGGAGCTTGGAACCTAAGCTAAGGTTGCTTGCAGTTTTATACTCG GGAGTCTTTGGCTCTGCATTTCAAGTTGGTATTATTTGTTGGTGTTTGCACCAGACAGGACCGGTTTTTGTTTCCATGTTCAAGCCCTTAGGAATACTCATATCAGTGGTTTTAGGTGTTCTCTTCCTCGGGGATGCATTCTATCTTGGAAG TCTGATAGGTGCTACCGTGATTGTTGTTGGGTTTTATTCTGTATTATGGGGGAAAGCCAAAGATATTGAAGATGCTGGACTCAGCTTGGAGTCAAAGGGCAAACAGGCCCCACTTTTGGAGGAAAACAGCCATGAAGACATACAAGGGCATTAG
- the LOC114415498 gene encoding WAT1-related protein At5g40240-like isoform X2, protein MGKLTLPFVGMIMAEFAQVGLIILSKQVMAQGMTNFIFIFYSNSIGALLLLPISLLIHRFERPPITFSTLCGFFLLALLGLLGMLGFTTAQLHSARPYSTSFLVLLSYLLFFLGLFLAADCVMASAYIIVQASILKKYPAELIVVFFYCFFVAIQSAVTCLVVERDISAWSLEPKLRLLAVLYSGVFGSAFQVGIICWCLHQTGPVFVSMFKPLGILISVVLGVLFLGDAFYLGSLIGATVIVVGFYSVLWGKAKDIEDAGLSLESKGKQAPLLEENSHEDIQGH, encoded by the exons ATGGGGAAGTTGACTCTTCCGTTTGTGGGAATGATTATGGCAGAGTTTGCTCAGGTTGGGTTAATCATACTGAGCAAACAAGTCATGGCACAAGGAATGACcaatttcatcttcatcttctattCCAACTCAATCGGTGCTCTCCTCCTTCTTCCCATTTCCTTACTTATACACAG ATTTGAACGTCCTCCAATCACCTTTTCCACCCTTTGTGGATTCTTCTTACTTGCACTACTCGG GCTTTTGGGTATGCTGGGATTTACTACGGCTCAGCTACACTCAGCACGTCCATACTCAACCTCGTTCCTGGTTTTACTTTCATACTTGCTGTTCTTTTTAG GTTTATTTCTTGCGGCTGATTGTGTAATGGCTTCAGCATATATTATTGTACAG GCTTCTATTCTTAAGAAATATCCAGCAGAGTTGATTGTTGTattcttttattgtttctttgtgGCCATTCAATCTGCTGTGACCTGTTTGGTTGTGGAAAGAGACATCAGTGCTTGGAGCTTGGAACCTAAGCTAAGGTTGCTTGCAGTTTTATACTCG GGAGTCTTTGGCTCTGCATTTCAAGTTGGTATTATTTGTTGGTGTTTGCACCAGACAGGACCGGTTTTTGTTTCCATGTTCAAGCCCTTAGGAATACTCATATCAGTGGTTTTAGGTGTTCTCTTCCTCGGGGATGCATTCTATCTTGGAAG TCTGATAGGTGCTACCGTGATTGTTGTTGGGTTTTATTCTGTATTATGGGGGAAAGCCAAAGATATTGAAGATGCTGGACTCAGCTTGGAGTCAAAGGGCAAACAGGCCCCACTTTTGGAGGAAAACAGCCATGAAGACATACAAGGGCATTAG